Proteins from a genomic interval of Syngnathus acus chromosome 4, fSynAcu1.2, whole genome shotgun sequence:
- the lsm7 gene encoding LOW QUALITY PROTEIN: U6 snRNA-associated Sm-like protein LSm7 (The sequence of the model RefSeq protein was modified relative to this genomic sequence to represent the inferred CDS: deleted 1 base in 1 codon) — protein sequence MTFGLQPTNCPSILCATRLIGGASLRSKVDFRDPKPTWRIKKKKKKESIFDLSKYIDKPIRVKFQGGREASGVLKGFDPLLNLVLDGTIEYMRDPDDQLKLTEDTRQLAWWSAGGTSVVLICPQDGMEAIPNPFIQQQDG from the exons ATGACCTTTGGGTTACAGCCTACCAACTG TCCCTCCATTTTGTGCGCAACACGATTGATTGGCGGAGCCTCGTTGAGGTCAAAGGTTGACTTCCGGGATCCAAAACCAACATGGCG gataaagaaaaagaagaagaaggaaagtATCTTTGACTTGTCTAAGTACATCGACAAGCCAATTCGGGTTAAGTTTCAAGGAGGACGAGAAG CGAGTGGTGTC TTAAAGGGTTTCGACCCTCTATTGAACCTTGTATTGGACGGTACCATCGAGTATATGCGTG ATCCTGATGACCAGCTCAAACTGACAGAAGACACCAGGCAACTGGCCTGGTGGTCTGCAGGGGGAACCTCAGTGGTGCTCATTTGTCCACAGGATGGCATGGAAGCTATTCCAAATCCTTTCATACAGCAGCAGGATGGCTAA
- the LOC119121885 gene encoding LOW QUALITY PROTEIN: kelch-like protein 23 (The sequence of the model RefSeq protein was modified relative to this genomic sequence to represent the inferred CDS: inserted 4 bases in 3 codons; deleted 3 bases in 3 codons), whose product MTPFLQPDVMLQVMKSHFTSTVVHLALHSPYFRALFFGCGVKARKEXIELRGLRLQYFKVLMPMSQTSILTLDRENVLGILGLRISSSWSEPSCLCCKFLERELHLCNCLGMMAYAWQRGFAQLFNAARQVALTHFSDVVSEEDFLSLPKETXAHLLASDDLAIYREDLALEAALRWVSFDKKREEHFLELIELVRPESLSLTFISKLLDTMPNSSDPRAKLICMLNXHFPISWSMGEVPERTKETLFVVGGPHDQEQQASYQFQPLTGRWQNCAPLQRKNLTQYSVAAVGDSVVVTGGYFRDVLWFSVDWVRRYDCRNQRWLDGPALQKSRHSHCSIALDSTLYVLGGSMDEGLVADVERLILESDEAWESVSHMDRAVERAAVATLGQCIYVACGLDENGEAFGGIQRYDTRRNHWDVVSYSPFPRYDLVATELNGAIYLFGGQALRFDVETDEWTVVQEESLEKRFFCGCSTVNGQIFLLCEKKCNKALPNIVLFDPYVDTCIKVENSIPCPVPLRGCVTIKVLT is encoded by the exons ATGACTCCATTTTTACAGCCTGATGTCATGCTTCAAGTGATGAAGAGTCATTTTACGTCAACCGTCGTCCACCTTGCACTTCATAGCCCATACTTCCGTGCTCTCTTCTTTGGCTGCGGTGTGAAAGCACGAAAGGA AATAGAGCTTAGAGGACTCCGCTTGCAGTATTTCAAAGTGTTAATGCCCATGAGCCAGACTTCCATTCTCACTCTGGACAgggaaaatgttttggggatCCTTGGACTGCGGATTTCCTCCAGCTGGAGCGAGCCAAGCTGCTTGTGCTGCAAATTCCTTGAACGTGAGCTCCACCTCTGCAATTGTTTGGGAATGATGGCTTATGCCTGGCAACGAGGCTTTGCTCAACTCTTCAATGCAGCAAGGCAGGTTGCCCTCACACACTTCTCTGATGTTGTCTCTGAAGAGGACTTCCTGTCTTTGCCTAAGGAGA GGGCACACCTCCTTGCCAGCGATGACCTGGCCATCTATCGAGAAGATTTAGCACTAGAGGCGGCCCTACGCTGGGTgtcatttgataaaaaaagagaggaacACTTCCTGGAGCTCATTGAGCTGGTGAGGCCCGAGTCTCTATCATTGACA TTCATCTCTAAACTTCTGGACACAATG CCAAACAGCTCCGACCCTAGAGCCAAACTCATCTGCATGCTGA GACATTTCCCGATATCCTGGTCAATGGGGGAGGTCCCTGAAAGGACCAAAGAAACTCTTTTTGTAGTAGGAGGACCTCATGATCAG GAACAGCAGGCATCCTATCAATTTCAGCCACTCACTGGGAGATGGCAAAATTGTGCACCACTGCAGAGGAAGAACCTTACACAATACTCAGTAGCAGCAGTAG GAGACAGTGTTGTTGTGACAGGTGGCTACTTCCGTGACGTGCTCTGGTTCAGCGTGGACTGGGTCAGAAGATACGACTGTAGGAACCAGCGGTGGTTGGATGGCCCTGCTTTGCAGAAGTCCAGGCACAGCCACTGCTCCATTGCGTTGGATTCCACTCTGTATGTCTTGGGGGGCAGCATGGACGAAGGGCTGGTGGCTGATGTTGAAAGACTGATTCTTGAGTCAGACGAGGCTTGGGAAAGCGTCAGCCACATGGACCGGGCGGTGGAAAGGGCAGCCGTAGCCACTCTGGGCCAGTGTATCTATGTTGCGTGTGGCCTAGATGAAAATGGAGAAGCGTTTGGTGGAATACAACGGTACGACACCAGGAGGAATCACTGGGATGTCGTCTCTTATTCCCCCTTTCCACG ATATGACCTGGTTGCCACTGAACTCAATGGCGCCATCTATCTGTTCGGAGGGCAAGCGTTGCGTTTTGACGTGGAGACGGATGAGTGGACTGTTGTGCAGGAGGAATCGCTGGAGAAAAGGTTCTTCTGCGGCTGCAGCACAGTTAATGGCCAGATCTTCCTGTTGTGTGAGAAAAAGTGTAACAAAGCACTCCCCAATATAGTTTTGTTTGACCCTTATGTGGACACTTGTATCAAAGTGGAGAATTCCATACCATGTCCTGTTCCACTCAGAGGGTGTGTCACAATTAAAGTGCTAACATGA
- the cers4a gene encoding ceramide synthase 4a, protein MEALLNEWLWQDRYWLPPGIHWQDMDTSEGHYPLPRDLVYALPVAFAFIALRYVFERVVAVPLSKHLGVKDRIRIQAAPIAKLENFYKQNNRQPSQSELASLGKLCGLSQSKIQSWFRHRRNQDRPTNTKKFCEASWRFVFYLAAFAAGLGSLLHAPWFWDPRECWQGFPKQVITSAHSWYYTFEMGFYLSLLLCVSVDVKRKDFKEQVIHHIATIFLIGFSYCANYVRVGTLVMLVHDSSDFLLESAKMLHYAKWTKTCDSLFVVFSLVFLITRLVVFPCRIIHTTLVLTLDFFEPFFGYYFFNALLLVLQALHIFWAYLIVRMICKFKSKGKVERDERSDEESEAEEEPEEEDGSNWEQRKGAINSKLASLANNCVLNNLTNQRNLNSRLPKAR, encoded by the exons ATGGAAGCCCTGCTAAATGAGTGGCTGTGGCAGGACAGGTACTGGCTGCCCCCTGGCATCCACTGGCAGGACATGGATACGAGTGAAGGTCACTATCCGCTACCCAGAGATCTCGTCTACGCCTTGCCGGTGGcctttgctttcattgcctTGAGATATGTTTTTGAGAG GGTTGTGGCTGTCCCCTTAAGTAAACATTTAGGTGTGAAGGACCGGATTAGGATTCAAGCCGCCCCTATTGCAAAACTGGAGAACTTCTACAAACAGAACAACCGTCAGCCGTCACAA AGTGAATTGGCGAGCCTGGGGAAGCTTTGTGGACTTTCCCAGTCAAAAATCCAAAGCTGGTTCAGGCACAGAAGAAACCAGGACCGACCCACCAACACCAAGAAGTTCTGCGAGGCCTC TTGGCGCTTTGTCTTCTACCTCGCAGCGTTCGCAGCGGGGCTCGGTTCTTTGCTCCAT GCTCCATGGTTTTGGGATCCCAGAGAGTGTTGGCAGGGTTTTCCTAAGCAG GTTATCACCAGTGCCCATAGCTGGTATTACACCTTTGAAATGGGCTTCTATCTCTCCCTGCTTCTCTGTGTCTCTGTGGACGTGAAACGAAAA GATTTCAAGGAGCAGGTCATTCATCATATCGCCACCATATTTCTCATCGGTTTCTCCTACTGCGCCAACTACGTGAGGGTCGGCACGCTTGTGATGCTGGTGCACGACTCGTCTGACTTCCTGCTCGAG tcggCCAAGATGCTTCACTACGCTAAGTGGACAAAGACATGTGACTCACTGTTCGTCGTCttttctctggtcttcctgaTTACACGGCTGGTAGTGTTTCCTTGCAG AATCATCCACACAACATTGGTGTTAACGCTTGACTTCTTCGAGCCCTTTTTTGGTTATTACTTCTTCAACGCTCTCCTGTTAGTGCTGCAAGCTCTGCACATCTTCTGGGCCTACCTTATCGTGCGGATGATCTGCAAGTTTAAATCCAAGGGAAAG GTTGAGCGGGACGAGCGCAGTGATGAGGAGAGCGAGGCGGAAGAGGAACCTGAGGAAGAAGACGGGAGCAACTGGGAGCAGAGGAAGGGTGCCATCAACTCCAAGCTGGCGTCGCTAGCGAACAACTGTGTGCTCAACAACCTGACCAACCAGAGGAATCTCAACAGCAGATTACCCAAAGCCAGATAG